The Prionailurus bengalensis isolate Pbe53 chromosome D2, Fcat_Pben_1.1_paternal_pri, whole genome shotgun sequence genome window below encodes:
- the NPY4R2 gene encoding neuropeptide Y receptor type 4-2, translating into MNISHFLALLLPGSPQGQNRSRSRSIPYNFSDHCQDSLDPMVFIVVSYSIETIVGVLGNLCLICVTIRQKEKTNVTNLLIANLAFSDFLMCLICQPLTAIYTIMDYWVFGEALCKMSAFIQCMSVTVSILSLVLVALERHQLIINPTGWKPSISQAYLGIVVIWLIACLLSLPFLVNSVLENVFHKNHSKAVEFLLDKVVCTESWPLYHHRIIYTTSLLLFQYCMPLAFILVCYVRIYRHLRKRKRVFRKGTYSSRAWQMKRINGILLAMVVAFAMLWLPLHVFNSLEDWYHEAIPICYGNFIFLVCHLLAMASTCVNPFIYGFLNTNFKKEIKALVLTCQQSAPVEEYEHLPLSTVHTEVSKGSLRLSGRSNPI; encoded by the coding sequence ATGAACATCTCTCATTTCCTGGCCTTGCTGCTCCCAGGATCCCCACAGGGTCAAAACAGGAGCAGGTCAAGGAGCATTCCATACAACTTCTCTGACCACTGCCAGGATTCTCTGGACCCGATGGTCTTTATTGTTGTCTCTTACAGCATCGAGACTATTGTGGGGGTCCTGGGCAACCTCTGCTTGATATGTGTGACCattaggcagaaagagaagaccaATGTGACCAACCTGCTCATTGCCAACctggctttctctgactttctcATGTGCCTCATCTGCCAACCACTCACAGCCATATACACTATTATGGACTACTGGGTCTTTGGGGAGGCCCTTTGCAAGATGTCAGCATTCATCCAGTGTATGTCGGTGACAGTCTCCATCCTTTCGCTTGTCCTTGTGGCCCTGGAGAGGCATCAGCTCATCATCAACCCAACAGGCTGGAAGCCCAGCATCTCCCAGGCCTATCTGGGGATTGTGGTCATCTGGCTCATcgcctgcctcctctccctgcccttcctggtcAACAGTGTCCTAGAGAATGTCTTTCACAAGAACCACTCCAAGGCTGTGGAGTTTCTGTTAGATAAGGTGGTCTGTACAGAGTCCTGGCCGCTGTACCACCACCGCATCATCTACACCACCTCCCTGCTGCTCTTCCAGTACTGCATGCCCCTGGCCTTCATCCTGGTCTGCTACGTCCGCATCTACCGGCACCTGCGGAAGAGGAAGCGGGTGTTCCGCAAGGGCACCTACAGCTCGCGGGCTTGGCAGATGAAGAGGATCAATGGCATCCTCTTGGCGATGGTGGTTGCCTTCGCCATGCTCTGGCTGCCGCTGCATGTGTTCAACAGTCTGGAGGACTGGTACCATGAGGCCATCCCCATCTGTTATGGCAACTTTATCTTCTTGGTGTGCCATCTGCTTGCCATGGCCTCTACCTGTGTCAACCCTTTCATTTATGGCTTTCTCAACACCAACTTCAAGAAGGAGATCAAGGCCTTGGTGCTGACATGTCAGCAGAGTGCCCCCGTGGAAGAGTATGAGCATCTGCCCCTATCCACAGTGCACACGGAAGTCTCCAAAGGGTCTCTGAGGCTCAGTGGCAGGTCCAACCCCATTTAG